Proteins encoded in a region of the Leptolyngbya subtilissima AS-A7 genome:
- a CDS encoding FkbM family methyltransferase: MRVEACCQALLEHLLPDIDPQRQGLCVDVGVGTFAFYCELFARLGFTTVAVEPSPTDKLRTVCQQYPIRLVEQCLSDRVGTQTLHMGQFANLANSNFSSLAADWFGASSTTRQVLTLDLATLLKQVAATQITAFKLDIEGWESVVIQQFAELPAERLPQMVMFEYGGGSSRNQGEKGWSPKFLTGTMDCLQTLQQRGYGFSIMVDYAAGTQPKMFDLQALDLAQEAPFYPNGVYGNMLCFYQHQFSAERIQSICAPYGGGLANWLVSKLVS; the protein is encoded by the coding sequence ATGCGCGTAGAAGCTTGCTGCCAGGCCCTGCTTGAGCACCTGTTGCCCGACATCGACCCACAGCGTCAGGGGCTCTGTGTCGATGTGGGGGTGGGCACCTTTGCCTTTTATTGCGAGCTGTTTGCCCGCCTAGGGTTTACCACCGTCGCTGTAGAACCTTCCCCCACCGACAAATTGCGGACGGTCTGCCAGCAGTACCCCATTCGGCTGGTCGAGCAGTGTCTGTCAGATCGAGTCGGCACCCAAACGCTACATATGGGCCAGTTTGCCAACCTGGCCAACAGCAACTTTAGCTCCCTGGCAGCCGATTGGTTTGGGGCTTCTAGCACCACTCGCCAGGTGCTCACCCTCGATTTGGCGACTCTGCTAAAACAGGTGGCTGCGACCCAGATTACGGCCTTTAAGCTAGATATCGAAGGGTGGGAGTCGGTAGTGATCCAGCAGTTTGCCGAGCTGCCTGCCGAGCGACTGCCCCAAATGGTGATGTTTGAGTATGGCGGTGGCAGCAGCCGTAACCAGGGTGAAAAGGGTTGGTCACCTAAGTTTTTGACGGGCACTATGGATTGCTTGCAGACTCTGCAACAGCGGGGCTACGGCTTTAGCATCATGGTCGACTACGCTGCCGGCACTCAGCCTAAAATGTTTGACCTCCAGGCCCTAGACCTGGCCCAAGAGGCACCCTTTTACCCCAATGGGGTCTACGGCAACATGCTGTGTTTTTATCAGCATCAGTTCTCCGCTGAACGCATTCAATCGATCTGCGCACCCTACGGCGGGGGCTTGGCCAACTGGCTGGTCAGCAAGCTGGTGTCTTAG
- a CDS encoding aldehyde dehydrogenase family protein: protein MVNLTTQADFSAAVEQVRQAGRDLATAGFDTQTRLLEGVATAIEASFDDILEANTLDLEASLEMAVPERVLDWLKLTPERLQTTAKILRRLAYLGDPRGLLHPAPSRLSKAVAGYGQVVPIGVVAMIYEAFPELAAIAAGLSLRTGNGLILKGSNEASQTNQAILQALHQALDSVGLSPYCILSLTEEQGDVARSWLLQDPGIDLIIPYGRPSLVQQVVRQAGVPVLPTAMGNCYLYWSPTGQLDTVTHMVLDSHRGEPDAVNAVEKVLVHRGGNPSALVQLCHTLWDQDFEVLADEDLLPDLPNVKLAAETDWKRPFLGKTVALRLVDSVQTAATLINRYSNGHANAIATETYAESSRFTQLVTSSVIYINTSPRFVRNPAQASSIALGMTAQRGRCNGFVGLGAFVTTQHILQGLE from the coding sequence ATGGTAAACCTGACTACTCAAGCAGACTTCAGCGCGGCAGTTGAGCAGGTGCGCCAGGCCGGTCGCGACCTAGCCACCGCCGGGTTCGACACCCAAACCCGCCTGCTAGAGGGGGTTGCCACCGCTATTGAAGCTAGCTTTGACGACATTCTCGAAGCCAATACCCTCGATCTCGAGGCCAGCTTGGAGATGGCTGTGCCCGAACGGGTGCTCGACTGGCTGAAGCTCACCCCCGAACGACTGCAAACCACTGCTAAAATTCTGCGGCGGCTGGCTTACCTGGGCGATCCCCGGGGGCTGCTGCACCCTGCTCCTAGTCGGCTGAGCAAGGCCGTGGCTGGCTATGGGCAGGTGGTGCCCATAGGGGTCGTGGCCATGATCTATGAGGCATTTCCGGAGCTGGCGGCGATCGCTGCGGGGTTGAGCCTGCGCACGGGTAACGGCCTCATTCTCAAAGGCAGCAACGAAGCCAGTCAAACCAACCAGGCAATTTTGCAGGCTCTCCACCAAGCCCTAGATTCTGTTGGGCTATCGCCTTACTGCATTCTGTCGCTGACCGAGGAGCAGGGCGACGTCGCCCGAAGCTGGCTCTTGCAGGATCCCGGCATCGACTTAATCATTCCCTACGGTCGGCCAAGCCTGGTGCAGCAGGTGGTGCGTCAGGCCGGTGTGCCTGTGCTGCCCACGGCGATGGGTAACTGCTATCTCTACTGGTCGCCCACAGGACAGCTCGACACCGTCACCCACATGGTGCTCGACAGCCACCGCGGGGAGCCTGACGCGGTCAATGCGGTAGAAAAGGTGCTGGTTCACCGAGGCGGCAATCCCTCTGCCCTGGTGCAGCTATGCCATACCCTGTGGGACCAGGACTTTGAGGTATTGGCCGACGAGGACCTACTGCCCGACCTGCCCAATGTGAAACTGGCAGCAGAGACCGACTGGAAGCGCCCTTTTTTGGGCAAAACGGTGGCTCTACGCTTGGTAGACAGTGTGCAAACGGCGGCAACGCTGATCAATCGCTACAGCAACGGCCACGCCAATGCAATCGCCACTGAAACCTATGCCGAAAGCAGCCGCTTTACTCAGCTCGTCACCAGTTCCGTAATCTATATCAATACCTCACCCCGATTTGTGCGAAACCCAGCCCAAGCGTCCTCTATTGCTCTGGGTATGACAGCGCAGCGCGGCCGCTGCAATGGCTTTGTGGGCCTCGGGGCATTCGTCACCACTCAGCACATTTTGCAGGGCCTTGAGTAG
- a CDS encoding glycosyltransferase 61 family protein produces MDITLKHKVPGLEVASSMMYCFPTGAMDVWRPAAEPVIMPAQYLEPFEGEVRVSSGVATTKSAALSRKRRAQLFVSKAIKGEKTLDYSGKFIFDARFDVFTNIGHILENVATRVLLARKFLSEHFQKDIEIHVVLGSRVPKYSMTMEVYRLLGFPLIFTDDNVRGEIVTCPEHRVFSIRPQFFGFDFPGYKEETPEKIFIPRRGSRSLINNDEVTKFMEERGFKTLYFEDLALDDEWSIARNAKEVVVVHGAASSNFILNRVGLRDNAEPGSGLKLIELMSPSWNFYENRYMTNALNGKWCCVRGQITPQMLEALDFAKITPDARKSPFKDPFKVDCGTIQMALDYLGMGK; encoded by the coding sequence ATGGATATAACTCTGAAGCATAAAGTCCCAGGTCTTGAAGTTGCATCTTCAATGATGTACTGCTTTCCTACCGGTGCAATGGACGTATGGCGCCCAGCTGCTGAGCCAGTGATAATGCCAGCGCAATATCTTGAACCTTTTGAAGGAGAAGTTAGAGTAAGTTCTGGTGTAGCCACAACGAAATCAGCCGCCCTTAGCCGGAAGCGGAGAGCTCAATTATTTGTTTCCAAAGCAATAAAGGGGGAGAAAACTCTCGACTACTCGGGAAAATTCATATTTGACGCTCGCTTCGATGTATTTACAAACATCGGTCACATTCTTGAGAATGTTGCAACTCGAGTTCTTCTAGCAAGAAAATTCTTGAGTGAACATTTTCAAAAAGACATTGAAATTCATGTTGTTCTAGGTTCTAGGGTACCTAAATACAGCATGACTATGGAAGTATACCGATTACTCGGCTTTCCCCTCATCTTTACAGATGACAATGTCCGTGGTGAGATTGTTACCTGTCCAGAGCACAGGGTCTTTAGCATTAGACCCCAATTTTTTGGGTTCGATTTTCCAGGATATAAAGAAGAAACCCCTGAAAAAATCTTTATCCCTCGTAGGGGAAGCCGTAGCTTAATCAATAATGATGAAGTTACTAAATTTATGGAGGAGCGAGGGTTTAAAACGCTTTACTTTGAGGATCTGGCGCTTGATGATGAATGGTCAATTGCTCGCAATGCCAAGGAGGTAGTAGTAGTTCATGGTGCTGCCAGCAGCAATTTCATTTTAAACCGTGTCGGCCTGCGGGACAATGCTGAGCCAGGCAGCGGACTCAAGCTAATTGAGTTGATGTCTCCTTCATGGAACTTCTACGAGAATCGATACATGACTAATGCCCTAAATGGCAAATGGTGTTGTGTACGAGGTCAGATCACCCCTCAAATGCTTGAGGCACTGGATTTTGCCAAAATAACTCCTGACGCTCGAAAGTCTCCCTTTAAAGATCCCTTTAAAGTAGATTGCGGAACTATTCAAATGGCACTTGATTATCTTGGTATGGGCAAATAA
- a CDS encoding T3SS (YopN, CesT) and YbjN peptide-binding chaperone 1 — MAISFVSNVQALTYTKVADYLQAAALFKDSLRAYPDQPQFDILYGSTLVEIEVLPWEVHPWEKADLATVRATSCVTVGSNIDHELMHFLLTENRRMRFGAFQLDEANQVLFSESVLGGENMDLMELQTCILSVVTIADTYDDVIAQRFGGRRAIDRLADAIAS, encoded by the coding sequence ATGGCTATCTCCTTTGTCAGCAACGTTCAGGCGCTCACCTACACCAAGGTCGCCGACTATTTACAGGCCGCCGCTCTGTTCAAAGACAGCCTGCGGGCCTATCCCGATCAGCCCCAGTTCGACATCCTCTATGGCTCTACTCTGGTTGAAATCGAGGTGCTGCCATGGGAAGTACACCCCTGGGAAAAGGCCGATCTGGCTACGGTGCGCGCCACCAGCTGCGTCACCGTCGGCAGCAACATCGACCATGAACTGATGCACTTTTTGCTCACCGAAAACCGCCGTATGCGCTTCGGTGCCTTTCAGCTAGATGAGGCCAACCAAGTGCTCTTCTCAGAAAGCGTCCTCGGCGGCGAAAACATGGACCTGATGGAGCTTCAAACCTGCATTCTTTCGGTGGTGACTATTGCCGATACCTATGATGACGTCATCGCCCAACGCTTTGGGGGTCGGCGCGCTATTGACCGATTAGCGGATGCGATCGCCTCTTAA
- a CDS encoding DevA family ABC transporter ATP-binding protein has translation MSATPLSTSSPTSEVTASSVQVRHLDYFFGRGDLRKQVLFDISLDLHPGQIVIMTGPSGSGKTTLLTLIGALRSASEGSLKVLNQELVGMGNRKLVEIRRNIGFIFQAHNLFESLTAAQNVEMAVELTGNFRSKRRLAVDILSQVGLAERADYKPAALSGGQKQRVAIARALVNQPKLILADEPTAALDKKSGRDVVTLMQQLASEKGCTILMVTHDNRILDVADRIINLVDGRLESDESPQQFVDSHVPKSLDQKMFIM, from the coding sequence ATGAGTGCTACGCCGTTGTCTACGTCATCCCCAACCTCCGAGGTCACCGCTAGCTCGGTGCAGGTGCGCCACCTCGACTATTTCTTTGGCCGAGGCGATTTGCGCAAGCAGGTGCTTTTTGACATTAGCCTCGATCTGCACCCCGGCCAGATTGTGATTATGACCGGTCCTTCAGGTTCGGGCAAAACCACGCTGCTAACGCTGATTGGGGCGCTGCGATCGGCCAGCGAAGGCAGCCTCAAGGTGCTCAACCAGGAACTGGTAGGCATGGGCAACCGCAAGCTAGTCGAAATTCGCCGCAATATTGGCTTTATCTTCCAGGCCCACAACCTGTTTGAGTCGCTGACGGCTGCTCAAAATGTAGAGATGGCGGTGGAGCTAACCGGCAACTTTCGCAGCAAGCGGCGACTGGCGGTGGATATTCTCAGCCAAGTGGGGCTGGCGGAGCGGGCCGACTACAAACCTGCAGCCCTGAGCGGGGGGCAAAAGCAGCGGGTGGCGATCGCCCGCGCCCTGGTCAACCAGCCCAAGTTGATTTTGGCCGACGAGCCTACCGCTGCCCTCGACAAAAAATCGGGCCGCGACGTAGTGACCCTAATGCAGCAGCTAGCAAGCGAAAAGGGCTGCACCATTCTTATGGTCACCCACGACAACCGCATTCTCGACGTGGCCGATCGCATCATCAACCTGGTGGACGGCCGGCTAGAGTCCGATGAGAGCCCCCAGCAGTTCGTCGATTCCCATGTGCCCAAATCCCTCGATCAAAAGATGTTCATTATGTAG
- the devC gene encoding ABC transporter permease DevC, with product MQRTPLALLNLIHDRKKFLTSMAGVAFAVLLMFLFTGFKNALYDSQTQLLEKLNGEIVLINRLKENMFVPRSFARRRLYQAQAFDGVEGAYAIYLSDARWKNPDTRKTRPVRVIAYNPSDPVLPMPEVLARQQELRLPNTAMIDTRSRDEVGPRETGVITELADREIRIVGTFSLGTDFASGNGNLIMSDQNFLRFFANRGPEEEERSFATADIGLLRVTPGTNIETLVKTLSEGLPKDVLVLPMQGPEGFIARERTYWEVNTNIGFVFSLLTAMGFVVGIILVYQILYTDVADHWSEYATLKAIGYDNAYLFGVVIQEAIILSVLGFVPGFLLSALFYNLGATVTGLLFKMTLERVVNLYLATFIMCLISGAVAVRKVQRTDPAEVFGL from the coding sequence ATGCAGCGTACCCCCCTCGCCCTCCTCAACCTGATTCACGATCGCAAGAAGTTTCTCACCTCCATGGCTGGGGTGGCCTTTGCGGTGCTGCTGATGTTTCTGTTCACTGGCTTCAAAAACGCCCTCTACGATAGCCAGACCCAGCTGCTCGAAAAACTCAACGGCGAAATCGTGCTCATCAACCGGCTGAAGGAGAACATGTTTGTGCCTCGCTCCTTTGCCCGCCGTCGCCTCTACCAAGCCCAGGCCTTTGACGGGGTAGAAGGGGCCTATGCCATCTACCTCAGCGACGCCCGCTGGAAAAACCCCGACACCCGCAAAACCCGTCCGGTACGGGTAATCGCCTACAACCCCTCTGACCCGGTGCTGCCCATGCCCGAGGTGCTGGCCCGCCAGCAGGAGCTGCGGCTACCCAACACGGCGATGATTGACACTCGCTCTCGCGATGAGGTGGGACCGCGAGAAACCGGGGTCATCACCGAGCTGGCCGATCGCGAAATTAGGATTGTGGGCACCTTTAGCCTGGGCACCGACTTTGCCTCGGGCAACGGCAACTTGATCATGAGCGACCAAAACTTTCTGCGGTTTTTTGCCAATCGTGGCCCTGAGGAGGAAGAACGCAGCTTTGCCACCGCCGACATTGGTCTGCTGCGGGTAACTCCCGGCACCAACATCGAGACTCTGGTAAAGACCCTCAGCGAGGGGCTTCCCAAAGACGTGCTGGTCTTGCCCATGCAGGGGCCTGAGGGGTTCATCGCCCGCGAACGCACCTATTGGGAAGTCAATACCAACATTGGCTTTGTATTCTCGCTACTAACCGCGATGGGGTTTGTGGTGGGTATCATTCTCGTTTATCAAATTCTCTACACCGATGTAGCCGATCATTGGTCGGAGTACGCCACCCTGAAGGCGATCGGCTACGACAACGCCTACCTGTTTGGGGTGGTGATTCAGGAGGCGATTATTCTCTCGGTGCTGGGATTTGTGCCGGGCTTTTTGCTCAGCGCTCTGTTCTACAACCTGGGTGCCACCGTCACCGGCCTGTTGTTTAAGATGACCCTAGAGCGGGTGGTTAACCTGTATCTAGCAACTTTCATTATGTGTTTGATTTCTGGCGCTGTTGCCGTGCGTAAGGTGCAGCGTACTGACCCCGCAGAGGTATTTGGCCTATGA
- the devC gene encoding ABC transporter permease DevC — protein sequence MKFPSLPRIPLAWYNLRHDRPRLLVAVAGVTFAVLLMFMNLGFLGALVSTTVNFYDQFNGDIFLISPQSLEISSTKAFPRERLYQAAGIEGVQQVMPLYAEYALWKNPETSLSRAMFVYAFNPSDPVFLMPELNTTEGIRALQQPNAAFIDRRSRPEFGPQTLGLETEADRRRITIAGQYDLGGGFAADGTLIMSDQNFLRYFNPRPLDQVNLGLILLEPGADAERVKIALQEQLPADVEVYTKPEIVAKESRFWIQTTSIGFIFGLGVVVSFVVGTVIVYQILYTDIRDHLREYATLKAIGYGGSYLFKTVLQEALLLALMGYVPGLILALGLYQLAYNATAGTLPMQMTVFRVIFVFSLTVLMCALSGLISVRKAVTADPAEVFA from the coding sequence ATGAAGTTCCCGTCCCTGCCCCGCATTCCCCTAGCCTGGTACAACCTGCGGCACGATCGCCCCCGCCTGCTGGTGGCCGTAGCCGGAGTCACCTTTGCGGTGCTGCTGATGTTTATGAACCTGGGTTTTTTAGGGGCGTTAGTCAGCACCACCGTCAACTTCTACGACCAGTTCAACGGCGATATTTTTCTAATTTCGCCCCAGTCCTTAGAGATTAGCTCGACCAAAGCGTTTCCCCGCGAGCGGTTGTACCAGGCAGCGGGCATTGAGGGCGTGCAGCAGGTGATGCCCCTCTATGCCGAATACGCCCTCTGGAAGAACCCCGAAACTAGCCTCAGTCGGGCAATGTTTGTCTATGCCTTCAACCCCAGCGACCCGGTGTTTCTCATGCCCGAGCTGAATACAACCGAGGGTATTCGGGCGCTACAGCAGCCCAATGCGGCCTTTATCGACCGGCGATCGCGTCCCGAGTTTGGCCCCCAAACCCTTGGTCTCGAAACCGAAGCCGATCGCCGCCGCATCACCATCGCCGGCCAGTACGACCTGGGAGGTGGATTTGCCGCCGACGGCACCCTGATTATGAGCGACCAAAACTTTCTCCGCTACTTCAACCCGCGCCCGCTCGACCAGGTCAACCTGGGGCTGATATTGCTAGAGCCCGGTGCTGATGCCGAGCGGGTGAAAATTGCCCTGCAAGAGCAGCTACCCGCCGATGTGGAGGTCTACACCAAGCCCGAAATCGTTGCCAAAGAGAGCCGCTTTTGGATTCAAACCACCTCGATTGGCTTTATTTTTGGCCTGGGGGTAGTGGTCTCCTTTGTGGTGGGCACCGTGATTGTCTACCAAATTCTCTACACCGATATTCGCGACCACCTGCGGGAGTACGCCACCCTCAAAGCGATCGGCTACGGTGGCAGCTACCTGTTCAAAACCGTACTTCAGGAGGCGCTGCTGCTGGCCCTAATGGGCTATGTGCCGGGATTGATTTTAGCACTAGGGCTCTACCAGCTGGCCTACAACGCTACAGCGGGCACCCTGCCCATGCAGATGACGGTGTTTCGAGTCATTTTCGTGTTCTCTCTGACGGTGCTGATGTGTGCCCTGTCGGGGCTGATTTCGGTGCGCAAGGCCGTCACAGCTGACCCAGCGGAGGTATTTGCATGA
- a CDS encoding efflux RND transporter periplasmic adaptor subunit — protein sequence MSTHPIQPWRKPSFWLLIGALLLVGAGSTIAVRNVMQSRQAAREQAELPPPQQVKVVALGRIEPASRVIDVATAEAGRIDRLEVEKGDQVQAGQVLAYLDTYDVRRAERDVAASELAEARAQLAAETTLGNSQVQEASTRVGQIDGPQQAAIAAQQSAVESLQAELSVAEIDLARFQALNESGAISRQELDRQQATVNSLRADLGNAQATKQRLEQARLSDIRNAQAQVVSARATTTRDQVASRVDSAAQNLALAEAQLARTIVRSPQAGQVLDVFAYPGEAVAPADGPILALGDTSQMVVVAEVYETDIGLVEVGQPATITSRNGAFSETLTGTVSEIGLQIAKNDVLDDDPAANADARVVEVRVQVDQSDAVAALTNLQVDVAIDIEP from the coding sequence ATGTCTACCCACCCGATTCAGCCTTGGAGAAAGCCGAGTTTTTGGCTGTTGATTGGTGCCCTGCTGTTGGTGGGGGCAGGTTCCACCATAGCGGTGCGCAACGTCATGCAAAGCCGCCAGGCCGCTCGCGAGCAGGCCGAGCTGCCACCCCCGCAGCAGGTGAAGGTGGTCGCTCTGGGGCGAATTGAGCCTGCCAGCCGCGTCATCGACGTAGCCACGGCCGAAGCCGGTCGCATCGATCGCCTTGAGGTGGAGAAAGGCGACCAGGTACAGGCGGGTCAGGTATTGGCCTATCTGGACACCTACGATGTGCGCCGAGCCGAGCGCGATGTGGCTGCCAGTGAGCTAGCCGAGGCTCGGGCCCAGCTCGCTGCTGAGACGACCTTAGGCAATTCCCAGGTGCAAGAGGCCAGCACTCGAGTCGGTCAAATCGATGGGCCGCAGCAGGCCGCGATCGCCGCTCAGCAATCCGCCGTTGAGAGCCTTCAGGCCGAGCTGAGCGTCGCTGAAATCGATCTGGCCCGCTTTCAAGCACTCAACGAATCGGGGGCGATCTCTCGCCAAGAGCTAGACCGCCAGCAGGCCACCGTCAATAGCTTGCGCGCCGATCTGGGCAACGCACAGGCAACTAAACAGCGGCTAGAGCAGGCCCGCCTCAGCGACATCAGAAATGCCCAGGCTCAGGTGGTTTCGGCCCGGGCCACCACCACCCGCGACCAGGTGGCCAGCCGGGTCGACTCAGCCGCTCAGAACCTAGCCCTGGCCGAGGCCCAGCTGGCTCGCACCATTGTGCGATCGCCCCAGGCTGGTCAAGTGCTCGATGTCTTTGCCTATCCTGGGGAGGCCGTAGCTCCGGCTGATGGCCCTATTTTGGCTTTGGGCGACACCAGCCAGATGGTGGTGGTGGCCGAGGTCTACGAGACCGACATTGGTCTGGTTGAAGTCGGGCAGCCCGCCACCATTACCAGCCGTAACGGTGCCTTTAGCGAAACCCTGACCGGCACCGTCAGCGAGATTGGCCTGCAAATTGCCAAAAACGACGTGCTCGACGACGACCCCGCTGCCAACGCCGACGCTCGCGTGGTCGAAGTGCGGGTGCAGGTTGACCAGAGTGATGCGGTGGCGGCGCTCACCAACCTTCAAGTTGACGTCGCCATCGACATTGAACCCTAG
- a CDS encoding FecR domain-containing protein — protein sequence MVFRTNKFSAVLLAVVGSTAIASPGLAEVPWAWANLRASTYQVSLVAASGNTRPATAADCFCPGEVLNTSASARAEVLFNDGSLTRVGEQASLRFWPDTRKLLLSQGTVALFVPPNQGRTTVQTPNATVGLNSTAVVVRYVPSRQLTLVMALADLPTAPVLVTAAETGQELALYGGQMALIGGGSWQVVEFDLLEFYQTSVLMADLHLDDPAYRPDLNDPLAAMRPDLLRTLEQQTPFNTENAILDPTLINDFATEASIQGVEDLLLTTPATVEELRRLNDTPPGVVNPLPDIPATASPPTASPLTVEAPPAEAPPVEGAAATPASVGGTPAFSPPP from the coding sequence ATGGTTTTTCGTACCAATAAGTTTTCGGCAGTGCTGCTGGCGGTTGTAGGCAGTACTGCGATCGCGTCTCCGGGTTTGGCAGAGGTGCCCTGGGCCTGGGCCAATTTAAGGGCCAGCACCTATCAAGTGAGCCTAGTTGCCGCCAGCGGGAACACCCGACCGGCCACGGCAGCCGACTGCTTTTGCCCAGGGGAGGTCCTGAACACCAGCGCTTCGGCTAGGGCCGAGGTGCTCTTTAATGATGGGTCGCTGACTCGGGTGGGCGAGCAGGCCAGCCTGCGTTTTTGGCCCGACACCCGGAAGCTGCTGCTGAGCCAAGGTACGGTAGCCCTGTTTGTGCCTCCCAACCAGGGGCGGACGACCGTTCAAACCCCGAATGCCACCGTGGGGCTCAACAGCACTGCTGTGGTAGTGCGTTATGTGCCCTCTCGGCAGCTGACCCTGGTAATGGCTCTGGCCGACTTACCCACAGCCCCCGTGCTGGTGACGGCGGCCGAGACAGGCCAGGAGCTGGCGCTCTACGGAGGGCAAATGGCCTTGATTGGCGGCGGTAGCTGGCAGGTTGTGGAGTTTGACCTGCTGGAGTTTTACCAAACCAGCGTTTTGATGGCGGACCTGCACCTAGATGACCCCGCCTATCGCCCTGACCTCAATGACCCCCTGGCCGCTATGCGACCCGATCTACTCCGCACCCTAGAGCAGCAGACTCCCTTCAATACCGAGAACGCAATTTTAGACCCTACCTTAATTAACGACTTTGCTACTGAAGCCAGCATCCAGGGTGTAGAGGACCTGCTGCTCACAACTCCTGCCACAGTGGAAGAGCTGAGGCGCCTCAATGATACGCCACCTGGAGTGGTCAACCCGCTGCCAGACATCCCGGCTACGGCTTCCCCACCTACGGCAAGTCCTCTCACGGTTGAGGCTCCCCCCGCTGAGGCTCCGCCCGTTGAAGGTGCAGCGGCAACACCTGCTAGCGTTGGTGGAACCCCAGCATTTAGCCCGCCCCCCTAG